Proteins encoded in a region of the Clostridium butyricum genome:
- the sigF gene encoding RNA polymerase sporulation sigma factor SigF → MDKENLKREEYNYDQNPELLSLAKKGDNDAMNKLIEINLPLVASISKKFLNRGYDYEDIFQIGSIGLVKAINNFDLNYNVKFSTYAVPMIMGEIKRFLRDDGMIKVSRNVKSLARKIHYYREQLTNKLKRSPTIEELAEYAGVEKEEIVFAIESANSLQYLYDTIHQDDGAPVMLIDKLSEKKGEDDVNLIEKIALKEALRSLDEKARQIIMLRYFKDKTQIQVAKMLGISQVQVSRIEKKVLLQMKKKLEE, encoded by the coding sequence ATGGATAAAGAGAATTTAAAACGAGAGGAATATAACTATGATCAAAATCCAGAACTATTATCACTAGCTAAAAAAGGTGATAATGATGCTATGAATAAGCTTATAGAAATAAATCTTCCCCTTGTAGCATCCATAAGCAAAAAATTTCTAAATAGAGGATATGATTATGAAGATATATTTCAAATTGGTTCTATAGGATTAGTTAAAGCTATAAATAATTTTGATTTAAATTATAATGTGAAATTTTCTACTTATGCAGTTCCGATGATAATGGGAGAAATCAAAAGATTTCTAAGAGATGATGGAATGATTAAAGTAAGTCGTAATGTGAAAAGTCTAGCAAGAAAAATTCACTATTATAGAGAGCAGTTAACAAATAAGCTTAAAAGATCTCCAACAATAGAAGAATTAGCAGAATATGCTGGTGTGGAAAAAGAGGAAATTGTCTTTGCAATTGAATCTGCAAACAGTCTTCAGTATCTTTATGATACTATACATCAAGATGACGGAGCTCCAGTTATGTTAATAGACAAACTTAGTGAAAAAAAGGGTGAAGATGATGTTAATTTAATTGAAAAAATAGCCCTTAAAGAGGCTTTGAGAAGTCTTGATGAAAAAGCAAGGCAGATAATAATGCTTAGATATTTCAAGGATAAAACGCAGATACAAGTTGCAAAAATGCTTGGAATAAGTCAGGTACAAGTATCAAGAATAGAAAAAAAAGTACTACTTCAAATGAAGAAAAAATTAGAAGAATGA
- the spoVAC gene encoding stage V sporulation protein AC, producing MKEARIKKKYETMANEITPKSKIFQDCLKAFLVGGIICDVGQLIHNIYIYFGFSEEKVMNIVPIIMIFIGALLTGTGTYSKIASFGGAGTVVPITGFSNAVVSPAIEFKKEGFVFGVAAKMFTIAGPVLVYGVGSSVIVGIVYYFIQLWT from the coding sequence ATGAAAGAAGCTAGAATAAAGAAAAAGTACGAAACTATGGCAAATGAGATTACTCCTAAATCAAAAATTTTTCAAGATTGCCTAAAAGCTTTTCTTGTTGGAGGTATTATTTGTGATGTTGGACAGCTGATTCATAACATATATATATATTTTGGTTTTTCAGAAGAAAAAGTTATGAATATTGTTCCTATAATAATGATATTTATAGGTGCATTATTAACTGGAACAGGCACATATAGCAAAATAGCAAGTTTTGGAGGTGCAGGGACTGTTGTTCCTATAACTGGATTTTCAAATGCAGTAGTTTCCCCGGCAATAGAATTCAAAAAGGAGGGGTTTGTTTTTGGTGTTGCCGCAAAGATGTTTACAATAGCAGGACCAGTGCTTGTATATGGCGTTGGAAGTTCTGTAATTGTAGGTATAGTTTATTACTTTATACAATTATGGACATAG
- the spoVAD gene encoding stage V sporulation protein AD: protein MEMKKKKIGGQTVKLEHPPKIISTHSIVGPKEGEGPLSSYFDVILNDDTCGKDTYEQAESQMMFTAISEALKKANLKEKDIDYLFSGDLLNQIISSSFAAREFSIPFFGLYGACSTMSESLSLASLIMDGGFADHVIATTSSHFSSAERQFRFPLDYGSQRPQTSQWTVTGSGAAVLGHEGKFPMVTYITTGKVKDFGQKDANNMGAAMAPAAVDTIVAHFKDTGRKPEDYDIIATGDLGKVGRELSDTLIKEYGYDITSNHIDCGEIIFDNENQNTDAGGSGCGCSAVVFTGYLYKKLMKKEIKKVLLVSTGALMSTTSSLQGETIPGIAHAVAIEMN, encoded by the coding sequence ATGGAAATGAAAAAGAAAAAAATTGGAGGTCAGACAGTAAAGTTAGAACATCCTCCTAAGATAATATCAACACATTCAATTGTAGGTCCAAAAGAAGGTGAAGGGCCATTAAGTTCTTATTTTGATGTAATATTAAATGATGATACATGTGGAAAAGATACTTATGAGCAGGCTGAAAGTCAAATGATGTTTACAGCCATAAGTGAAGCTTTGAAAAAAGCAAATCTAAAAGAAAAAGATATAGATTATTTATTTTCGGGTGATTTGCTTAATCAAATTATATCGTCAAGTTTTGCGGCAAGGGAATTTAGTATACCATTTTTTGGATTGTATGGAGCATGTTCTACAATGTCTGAGTCATTAAGTCTTGCATCATTAATAATGGATGGAGGATTCGCAGATCATGTTATTGCAACTACTTCATCACATTTCAGTTCAGCAGAAAGACAGTTTAGATTTCCGTTAGATTATGGTTCTCAAAGACCACAGACATCACAATGGACTGTAACTGGTTCTGGTGCAGCTGTTTTGGGGCATGAAGGTAAGTTTCCTATGGTCACTTATATTACGACTGGAAAAGTAAAGGACTTTGGACAAAAGGATGCTAATAATATGGGGGCAGCCATGGCTCCAGCAGCAGTTGATACAATCGTAGCTCACTTCAAGGACACAGGAAGGAAACCAGAAGATTATGATATTATAGCGACTGGAGATCTTGGAAAAGTGGGCAGAGAGCTTTCAGATACTTTAATAAAAGAATATGGATACGACATTACATCCAATCATATTGATTGTGGAGAGATAATTTTTGATAACGAAAATCAGAATACAGATGCAGGTGGAAGTGGATGTGGATGCTCTGCTGTAGTATTCACAGGATATTTATATAAAAAACTAATGAAAAAAGAAATAAAAAAAGTATTATTAGTTTCTACTGGTGCGCTTATGAGTACTACATCATCACTTCAAGGAGAAACAATACCTGGAATAGCTCATGCAGTAGCCATTGAAATGAATTGA
- the spoVAE gene encoding stage V sporulation protein AE yields MDYIRAFIVGGLICVIAQILIDKTKLTAGRILVAFVTIGVFLGAFGLYDKLVEIGGAGATVPLPSFGNSLAKSVIKEVNEIGLLGAFTGGIKGAAAGITASIFFGYLMALIFNPKTKK; encoded by the coding sequence ATGGATTATATTCGTGCATTTATAGTTGGAGGACTTATATGTGTAATTGCTCAAATATTAATAGATAAAACAAAGCTTACAGCAGGAAGAATATTAGTGGCATTTGTTACAATTGGAGTATTCCTTGGAGCTTTTGGATTATATGATAAATTAGTTGAAATTGGAGGAGCAGGAGCTACAGTTCCACTACCAAGCTTTGGGAATTCTCTAGCTAAATCAGTAATAAAAGAAGTAAATGAAATAGGTCTTTTAGGTGCGTTTACGGGTGGGATAAAAGGTGCAGCAGCAGGAATAACAGCATCTATTTTCTTTGGATATTTAATGGCTCTTATATTTAATCCTAAAACTAAAAAATAA
- a CDS encoding cation-transporting P-type ATPase, which produces MERYCNNTWARIVQLLNSDNLQGLDEQRCLALQKKYGLNKVDVPSTNKLYMKIVCALKQKYVLAYIMIIIMLFYLKSNICAYIVTGILAVNLIITVIHHINRDKGITELSNLEKNEAIVIRGGVQRTIKSEELVVGDIVKVGSGSVVPADIRIIETNNLLVDEKSITGEDKLSNKFSDKIIGSVNDINQMKNILFKGTQIKSGDATGVVIATGTSSQLGKLLSMMIYSSNRKHNFGCEIYERLGKYLLIYLAFCIVFSLYSVAFNSEIARNHCITALFALGCFPMFFIQIIGAKSVIKKFIDENIHIVNFSVFNLVKDVNILFLDKIGSISKKEMEVKKIYINNDIISTDDPYVKEITFDRIVEISLICNNSIFNGQDDNNIGELDELAFLKYAARKKIYKSSVDARNTKIIDIPMDSDKSFVTVVTKLKRGCRANSRGNVDSILDICTHFMVNGIERELTEEIRSEIKRIDMNLSIEGMITEGFAYRNFSYEPSKSENIESNMVFVGIMGLENPLEDNLENSISKIKDKALVPIIFTEESKLSAITNAAKANLIKSKNQVVAGIELDSLNQSELKELLCRVRVFCRVTPDIKSKIVSLFIKDGHKVATTGEVLGDLPALNLSNVGIAKGKSSNVVKKICDVHIEKNYLDGFFRLRNFQKTFNKNIDRAFRVYFMVLLSEFIVLFMSTAVGQVDSLDMWNIITINGILSIPLTLMIILRKGREITMNTMILRSILLSIVTLIALYGSEGKEASVISVVILSIGTILFVMFNSGISIRKFSNELVMFLISLLIVFVSVFVIIYINNVAIRDIIVIELIFSAIFFLVFEILCRKWQDSLMR; this is translated from the coding sequence TTGGAGAGATATTGTAATAATACCTGGGCAAGGATTGTTCAGTTGCTTAATAGTGATAATCTACAGGGATTAGATGAACAGAGATGTCTAGCATTACAAAAGAAATATGGATTAAATAAGGTAGATGTACCAAGCACAAATAAACTTTATATGAAGATTGTTTGTGCTTTAAAACAGAAATATGTTCTAGCTTATATAATGATTATAATTATGCTATTTTATCTTAAAAGCAATATATGTGCATATATTGTTACTGGAATACTTGCTGTTAATTTGATAATAACTGTTATTCATCATATAAACAGAGATAAGGGAATAACTGAATTATCTAACTTAGAGAAAAATGAGGCTATAGTTATTAGAGGTGGAGTACAAAGGACTATAAAAAGTGAAGAACTTGTTGTTGGAGATATTGTTAAAGTTGGAAGTGGAAGTGTAGTTCCAGCAGACATTAGAATAATAGAAACAAATAATTTGCTAGTAGATGAAAAATCCATAACAGGAGAAGACAAGTTAAGTAATAAATTTTCTGATAAAATCATAGGAAGTGTAAATGATATAAATCAAATGAAAAATATTTTATTCAAGGGAACACAGATAAAAAGCGGTGACGCTACAGGGGTAGTTATTGCAACTGGAACATCATCACAACTTGGAAAATTACTTTCAATGATGATATATTCAAGCAATAGAAAACATAATTTTGGATGTGAAATCTATGAGCGTTTAGGAAAATATCTTTTGATTTATTTAGCATTTTGTATAGTTTTTTCACTTTATTCAGTTGCGTTCAATTCTGAAATAGCTAGAAATCACTGTATTACAGCTTTATTTGCACTTGGATGTTTTCCAATGTTTTTTATACAAATTATTGGAGCTAAAAGTGTAATTAAAAAGTTCATAGATGAAAATATACATATAGTAAACTTTTCTGTTTTTAATTTGGTTAAAGATGTTAATATCTTATTTTTGGACAAGATCGGTTCTATTAGTAAGAAGGAAATGGAAGTTAAAAAGATATATATAAATAATGATATAATATCAACTGATGATCCATATGTAAAAGAAATAACTTTTGATAGAATAGTTGAAATATCACTTATTTGTAATAATAGTATTTTTAATGGACAAGATGATAATAATATAGGTGAACTTGATGAGCTTGCATTTTTAAAGTATGCTGCACGAAAGAAAATTTATAAAAGTTCTGTAGATGCAAGAAATACTAAAATTATAGATATTCCTATGGATTCTGATAAGAGTTTTGTTACGGTTGTTACAAAACTTAAAAGGGGATGTAGAGCAAACTCTAGAGGAAATGTTGATTCGATTTTAGATATATGTACTCATTTTATGGTTAATGGAATTGAAAGAGAACTTACAGAAGAAATAAGATCTGAAATAAAGAGAATTGATATGAATCTTTCAATAGAAGGAATGATAACGGAAGGTTTTGCATATAGAAATTTCAGTTATGAACCATCTAAATCAGAAAATATAGAAAGCAACATGGTTTTTGTTGGAATAATGGGATTAGAAAATCCTTTAGAAGATAACTTGGAAAATAGTATAAGTAAAATTAAGGATAAAGCATTAGTTCCAATAATATTTACAGAGGAAAGTAAATTAAGTGCTATAACTAATGCAGCAAAAGCAAATCTTATAAAGAGTAAGAATCAAGTAGTGGCAGGAATAGAACTGGATTCCTTAAATCAAAGTGAACTAAAGGAATTATTATGTAGAGTAAGAGTTTTTTGTAGGGTAACACCTGATATTAAATCAAAGATAGTATCATTATTTATAAAAGATGGACACAAAGTTGCAACAACAGGAGAAGTTCTAGGGGATTTACCTGCATTAAACTTATCTAATGTTGGAATTGCAAAAGGAAAATCATCTAATGTTGTTAAAAAAATATGTGATGTACATATTGAAAAAAATTATCTCGATGGATTCTTTAGATTGAGAAATTTTCAAAAGACCTTCAATAAGAATATTGATAGAGCATTTAGAGTTTATTTTATGGTTCTACTTTCAGAATTTATTGTGTTGTTTATGAGTACAGCTGTTGGACAGGTTGATAGTTTAGATATGTGGAATATTATAACTATAAATGGAATATTATCTATACCATTAACTTTAATGATTATTCTTAGAAAAGGAAGAGAAATAACTATGAATACTATGATTTTACGAAGTATTCTTTTAAGTATAGTCACTTTAATTGCATTATATGGATCAGAAGGTAAGGAAGCATCTGTTATATCTGTTGTTATTCTATCTATAGGAACAATTCTATTTGTTATGTTTAATAGTGGAATTTCAATTAGAAAATTTTCAAATGAACTTGTAATGTTTCTTATATCATTACTTATAGTGTTTGTATCAGTTTTCGTTATAATTTATATTAATAATGTTGCTATAAGAGACATTATAGTTATTGAGTTGATTTTTTCAGCAATATTTTTCTTAGTATTTGAAATTTTATGTAGAAAGTGGCAAGACTCATTAATGAGGTGA
- a CDS encoding ComEC/Rec2 family competence protein, whose amino-acid sequence MLLKKFEEVNNPIIYIFGAIAISCICYGIYMDFRGLSIFIGALFFVYILSYFGMEFCIFILLFFMTGLYINTSYYKISDNIESIVRIVEINNYETIGKVNGKNIILDCKNNLIEGKRYNIKAKIIDESDRYSGIVGRAEVYEIYENDDDFISGLYKFKKNIFERLKENLGMRRAGLITSIAFGDSKNIDYEDKDDMKNYGIIHSVCVSGLHVAVVYGFLRYFLGNKIGLILCGVYVVFTGGNYSSIRAFVMLSTVEGSKIFKRNNNSLSALSLSALILLIFKPYGIMEISFHLSYLATLGIILLNQKINYKLYKLPEKIRESLSVTLSAQVFIFPYMMIVFKDFSLNFILGNLMFIPFVNILVILGNMLIPSYKFSWLFDFFSYLCLNIIRFFDALINKIDLYSMPMFYGNEYVAFFYLWLLISLYFIKKGYKKFIYLPAISIIVIAISMYSPIMNIRYYREGALLICHKGDRVLVSSKKEIDMERLSKASNASESYRIEKNMHFKDKLSLKVMKSDYILKLKDKEFILNMSGKEIYYNDYDIISFKDGPVNKVFIVDDKLIEVCS is encoded by the coding sequence ATGTTGTTAAAAAAATTTGAAGAAGTTAATAATCCTATAATATATATTTTTGGAGCAATAGCTATAAGCTGTATTTGTTATGGAATATATATGGATTTTAGGGGGCTTTCGATTTTTATTGGAGCTCTCTTTTTTGTATATATTTTAAGTTATTTTGGAATGGAATTTTGTATATTCATATTGTTATTTTTTATGACAGGTTTGTATATTAATACTTCGTACTATAAAATTTCAGATAATATTGAAAGTATAGTTAGAATTGTTGAAATAAATAATTATGAAACAATTGGGAAAGTTAATGGGAAAAATATTATTTTAGATTGTAAGAACAATTTGATAGAAGGGAAACGATATAATATAAAAGCTAAAATCATAGATGAAAGTGATAGATATTCAGGTATAGTAGGAAGAGCAGAAGTTTATGAAATCTATGAAAATGATGATGATTTTATAAGTGGATTATATAAATTTAAGAAGAATATATTTGAAAGGCTTAAAGAAAATTTAGGTATGAGAAGAGCAGGATTAATAACTTCAATAGCATTTGGTGATTCAAAAAATATTGATTATGAAGACAAAGATGATATGAAAAATTACGGAATAATCCATAGTGTATGTGTATCAGGTCTTCATGTTGCAGTAGTGTATGGATTTTTAAGATATTTCTTGGGAAATAAGATTGGACTCATATTATGCGGTGTATATGTTGTATTTACAGGAGGGAATTATTCAAGTATAAGGGCATTTGTTATGCTTTCAACTGTTGAAGGAAGCAAGATATTTAAAAGGAATAATAATTCATTATCAGCACTTTCTTTATCTGCTTTAATATTACTTATTTTTAAACCTTATGGAATAATGGAAATTTCATTTCACTTATCATATCTTGCTACTTTGGGAATAATATTATTAAATCAAAAGATAAATTATAAACTTTATAAATTACCAGAAAAGATAAGAGAAAGTCTAAGTGTAACATTAAGTGCGCAAGTATTTATTTTCCCATATATGATGATTGTTTTTAAAGATTTTTCGTTGAATTTTATATTGGGGAATCTTATGTTTATACCATTTGTTAATATTCTTGTAATATTAGGAAATATGCTTATACCTTCATATAAATTTTCATGGCTATTTGATTTTTTTAGCTATCTTTGCTTAAATATAATAAGATTTTTTGATGCTTTAATAAATAAAATAGATTTATATTCAATGCCAATGTTTTATGGGAATGAATATGTAGCATTTTTTTATTTATGGCTTTTAATAAGTTTATATTTTATAAAAAAGGGTTATAAAAAATTTATATATCTTCCGGCTATCTCTATAATTGTTATTGCTATATCTATGTATAGCCCTATAATGAATATAAGATATTATAGAGAAGGCGCATTGCTAATATGTCATAAGGGTGATAGAGTTCTTGTATCTTCTAAAAAAGAAATTGATATGGAACGTCTTTCTAAAGCTTCAAACGCATCGGAGAGTTATAGGATAGAAAAAAATATGCATTTTAAAGATAAACTTTCTTTAAAAGTTATGAAAAGTGATTATATTTTAAAATTAAAAGATAAAGAATTTATATTAAACATGTCTGGTAAAGAAATTTATTATAATGATTATGATATAATAAGTTTTAAAGATGGACCTGTTAACAAGGTCTTTATTGTTGATGATAAATTGATAGAGGTATGTTCATAA
- the holA gene encoding DNA polymerase III subunit delta: MINYEVYEKDIEKGNIKNGYVFCGLDEELIKDGIDIIINREVTDDFKELNLIKIDGMNTTFDDIVNACETMPFMGERKVVLVYRATFLQEKCDSTGTKIYNELKKYISDMPPYTILVMYYLCKDKRDKPNKNKKLTPIEKYFPVVFCDKLKKDKFIKKVADIFKEKEKSIGRTELAYFCDKVQNNFDIIKREIDKLISYSEGRDIKKSDIDILISSSNEEDIFDLVELIASRKIDKAIDIMKEILYKSDQHMLIISAVEKHFARLYEIKIGMSQGKRVQNFMSEYRLPQFVCEKLMTQSSRFTEKQLCELVKLCVTSETKMKSSGADKNMEMEFMLINTLTVKK; encoded by the coding sequence TTGATTAATTACGAAGTGTATGAAAAAGATATAGAAAAAGGAAATATAAAAAATGGATATGTATTCTGTGGACTTGATGAAGAACTCATAAAAGATGGCATAGATATAATAATAAATAGAGAAGTTACAGATGATTTTAAGGAACTTAATTTAATAAAAATAGATGGTATGAATACAACTTTTGATGATATAGTAAATGCATGTGAAACAATGCCTTTTATGGGAGAAAGAAAAGTTGTGTTGGTATATAGAGCTACTTTCTTACAAGAAAAATGTGATTCTACAGGAACAAAAATATATAATGAACTAAAAAAATATATTTCAGATATGCCGCCTTATACTATATTGGTAATGTACTATCTTTGTAAGGATAAAAGAGATAAACCAAATAAAAATAAAAAACTTACTCCAATTGAAAAGTACTTTCCAGTGGTATTTTGTGACAAATTAAAAAAAGATAAATTTATAAAAAAGGTAGCGGATATATTTAAGGAAAAGGAAAAATCAATAGGAAGAACTGAACTTGCTTATTTTTGTGACAAGGTTCAAAACAATTTTGATATTATAAAAAGAGAAATAGACAAACTTATATCTTACTCTGAAGGAAGGGATATAAAAAAATCAGACATAGATATTCTTATATCAAGTTCAAATGAAGAAGATATATTTGATCTTGTTGAACTTATAGCTTCTAGAAAAATAGATAAAGCAATAGATATAATGAAGGAAATCTTATACAAATCAGATCAACATATGCTTATAATAAGTGCTGTTGAAAAACATTTTGCACGTCTTTATGAAATAAAAATAGGTATGTCTCAAGGAAAAAGAGTACAAAATTTTATGTCAGAATACAGGCTTCCACAGTTCGTATGTGAAAAATTAATGACACAAAGTAGTAGATTTACAGAGAAACAGCTTTGTGAGCTTGTTAAATTATGTGTGACTTCTGAAACAAAAATGAAATCTTCAGGAGCGGATAAAAATATGGAAATGGAATTTATGCTTATAAATACTCTTACAGTAAAAAAGTAA
- the rpsT gene encoding 30S ribosomal protein S20, translating to MANIKSAKKRIKVTEVKTLKNRMIKSALKTAIKKFEAAVEAKNTEEAKALYTSVVKSLDMATSKGVVHKNMAARKKSRLAAKLNAMA from the coding sequence ATGGCAAATATAAAATCAGCAAAGAAAAGAATTAAAGTTACTGAAGTTAAGACTTTAAAGAACAGAATGATAAAGTCTGCTTTAAAGACTGCTATAAAGAAGTTTGAAGCTGCTGTTGAAGCTAAGAACACTGAAGAAGCTAAAGCTTTATATACATCAGTAGTTAAGTCATTAGATATGGCTACTTCTAAAGGAGTTGTTCACAAGAACATGGCTGCTAGAAAGAAATCAAGATTAGCTGCTAAGTTAAACGCTATGGCATAA
- the gpr gene encoding GPR endopeptidase — protein MTNVRTDLALEAKEIYQEKHRKEKDIDGIEVINEIDNDIKVTTVKVKDENGARKIGKPKGNYVTIDIPEFTAYDGETMDRVSQVVSEILGRMINIDVEKTALVVGLGNWKVTPDALGPKVTEGIMVTRHLKTVMPEIMDDSVRPVCSIAPGVLGITGVETVEIIKGTVERVKPDVVICIDALAARRVERVNTTIQIGDTGISPGAGVGNNRKQINEDNLGVKVIAIGVPTVVDAVTIANDTIDMVVDSLMNNASSGNDFYKMLGSLDKNEKSSLIREVLSSKSLGEMIVTPKDIDLIINSLAKIISNGINMAVQPNMDMEDINKFMS, from the coding sequence GTGACAAATGTAAGAACAGATTTAGCTCTTGAAGCAAAGGAAATATATCAAGAAAAGCATAGAAAAGAAAAGGATATTGACGGAATAGAAGTTATTAATGAAATTGATAATGATATAAAGGTTACAACTGTAAAAGTTAAAGATGAAAATGGGGCTAGAAAAATTGGAAAGCCAAAAGGAAACTATGTAACAATAGATATACCAGAATTTACAGCTTATGATGGGGAGACTATGGATAGAGTATCACAGGTTGTTTCGGAAATACTTGGAAGAATGATAAATATAGATGTAGAAAAAACAGCTCTTGTTGTAGGTCTTGGGAACTGGAAGGTGACTCCCGATGCTTTAGGACCAAAAGTAACAGAAGGAATAATGGTAACAAGACATTTAAAAACTGTTATGCCAGAAATTATGGATGATTCTGTAAGGCCGGTATGTTCTATAGCTCCCGGTGTTCTTGGGATAACAGGAGTTGAAACTGTGGAAATAATTAAAGGAACAGTTGAAAGGGTTAAACCCGATGTTGTTATATGTATAGATGCGCTTGCGGCAAGACGAGTTGAAAGAGTTAATACTACAATACAAATTGGTGATACAGGCATATCGCCTGGAGCTGGTGTTGGAAATAATAGAAAACAGATAAATGAAGATAATCTTGGAGTAAAAGTTATTGCAATAGGGGTGCCAACTGTTGTTGATGCTGTGACAATAGCTAATGATACTATAGACATGGTTGTAGATTCATTAATGAATAATGCATCAAGTGGAAATGATTTTTATAAAATGCTTGGGTCACTAGATAAAAATGAAAAAAGTTCATTAATAAGAGAAGTGTTATCATCAAAGTCCCTTGGTGAAATGATAGTTACTCCAAAAGATATTGATCTAATAATAAATTCTCTTGCTAAAATAATTTCAAATGGCATAAATATGGCAGTTCAGCCTAATATGGATATGGAAGACATAAATAAGTTTATGAGTTAA
- a CDS encoding stage II sporulation protein P has translation MIYAGRREKRISPQKKIRGRPKVSVGLVILMILASVFFIRVIGILKDNKERGAFVYVQLLNIGLPIVENTVYDEGTYAENKLSISNVCLEALGLQNFTYEKILSKELSILGSIDKLDNNNYVSNNSSNNSSNTIVSYNPFTVSEDSISKETYTSDSTNTQIYNPALKKPLDESKPEVLIYHTHTSENYDANAPDSLNEETNVVGVGDVLENELKNNYGISVIHDKTNHCQSYDDSYNRSAETVDYYLKEYGDFKIIIDLHRDSVNNKAATTTEVYGMSASRIMFVNAKNSTRYEKNKELTEKIFNKTKELFPGLPREIYTYNRGKNAFNQSKSDGCVLFEIGSHTNTPDESKVTAQCMARIIAEILNGKQ, from the coding sequence GTGATATATGCCGGTAGGAGAGAAAAAAGAATTAGTCCACAGAAAAAAATAAGAGGCAGACCAAAAGTAAGTGTAGGATTAGTAATATTAATGATTTTAGCAAGTGTTTTTTTTATAAGAGTGATTGGTATTCTTAAAGATAATAAAGAACGTGGTGCTTTTGTTTATGTGCAACTTTTAAATATAGGTTTGCCTATAGTGGAAAATACAGTTTATGATGAAGGAACTTATGCTGAAAATAAACTTTCAATAAGCAATGTATGTTTAGAAGCTTTAGGACTTCAAAATTTTACTTATGAAAAGATACTATCAAAGGAATTAAGCATTTTAGGAAGTATAGATAAATTAGATAATAATAATTATGTGAGTAATAATTCATCTAATAACAGTTCAAATACGATTGTTTCCTATAATCCATTTACTGTTAGTGAAGATAGCATATCAAAGGAAACTTATACTAGCGATAGTACAAATACACAGATTTACAATCCTGCATTAAAGAAACCTCTTGATGAATCTAAACCGGAAGTTTTAATTTATCATACCCATACAAGTGAAAATTATGATGCAAATGCTCCTGATAGTTTAAATGAAGAAACAAATGTAGTTGGTGTAGGAGATGTTCTTGAAAATGAGTTAAAGAATAACTATGGAATATCTGTAATTCATGATAAAACTAATCACTGTCAATCATATGATGATAGTTATAATAGATCAGCAGAAACTGTAGATTATTATTTAAAAGAATATGGAGATTTTAAAATAATAATAGATCTTCATAGAGATTCTGTTAATAACAAGGCAGCTACAACAACTGAAGTATATGGTATGAGTGCATCAAGAATTATGTTTGTAAATGCTAAAAATAGTACAAGATATGAAAAAAATAAAGAACTTACAGAAAAGATATTTAATAAAACAAAAGAATTGTTTCCAGGACTTCCAAGAGAAATTTACACATATAATAGAGGTAAAAATGCTTTTAATCAAAGTAAAAGTGATGGATGTGTATTATTTGAAATAGGATCGCATACAAATACTCCAGATGAATCAAAAGTAACAGCACAATGTATGGCAAGAATTATTGCTGAAATATTAAACGGAAAACAATAG